DNA from Oncorhynchus masou masou isolate Uvic2021 chromosome 5, UVic_Omas_1.1, whole genome shotgun sequence:
CTAACTAAGTCTGTGTGAGAGGGAGACAACAACAGGTCTGTCAGCCCATGGTTGCTTCCTCAGAATGGTTTCTTATACCTTGTTTGAATGAAATGCAGTGAAAACCACAGTTTAACCATTTTCTTTGAAGCATTAAGTAACAACCTTGTCTATTGCTCATTAGTAGCTAAAGTGTTGGACAACAGTTCTGACAAATGTACCTAACCTAGCTACTTATATCCTTTATAATTACCCTACATAAAATTATATTGTTACAATCCCATGAACTCTCTCCCACTAGGCCTATGTCAAACACTCCATGTGATGAATAACATTTGATAACGCCCTCTAACGTCAAGTCTCCTTCTGTTCTCCCTAGGTGATGATGACGGGCAACTCCAACGTGGCCAGCTTACTGTTGGAGCACGGAGCCGACCCAAATATCACAGACCGGCGAGGAGTCTCACCGGCACATGATGTGGCACGCACTGGCTTTGTGGACACACTCCGGGTTCTGGTGGAGTTTGGTGCGTCAGTCAACAGGCCAGACCACACCGGCACCCTACCCATCCACATCGCTGTCCGAGAGGGCTACCGGGACGTCATTGAGTTCCTTGCACCTCTCTCCAACCTGAAACACCCCAACACCAGTGGAGAGACAGCTGTGGACCTCGCCCGAGCCTCATCGTCATGTACACCGGACGTGGTAGAGCTTCTAGAGAGACAGCTGGAGTCTAAAGTGTTCTCTcactccccacctctccctctttagGAGTTAGATGGACTCTaccaccaacccccccccccctctatgcCAAATTGGATGGTTCATAGACTCCCCTTCTACACCTACCTtacctacactctcctctcaacCTGGTGACTTGAATTCATTGATGTAAAGTATGATTTTTAGTAACTGGTCGAGGTTGACTTGTGTTTACCGTCCTGTTTTGGCAGCTTATGGAAGAATAAGTATGGTGGACATTATTTGGACACCATTTTTGCACAGAGCAAAGCACCTTTTGATGGTAAATTTGACCTCTTCCCCCCCTTTGATTCAGGAGTGCACACTTGTACATGGCTTTATTATTGAGTATTTGTGATGActtatattacattattattcCTCACTGTGAAGGAAATTGAACTGTTTGTGATTTTTTTCAAACTTTGATATTTTGACTTGACATGGTGTATCCCATGATGACTGCATTGCATGGTAGTTGTGTTTATCTTTGAAAACTTGTCTTTTATTAGGCATATTTAGAATTTTTGGGAAttctacatgtatttatttattgaaaaTATTCTTATGAACTTTTTGTAAATAGCTACATTGTCGGTTTTGTTTTTTTGAGATGTTATTTATATACAAATACtattgaaaatgagaattaagTATTCATTCCTTCTTGGAAGACTGAAGCACAAAATAAAGTGTTTAACTTGACCTTTTTTGTTTCTATTCTATGGGACTTGGCTAAAGAGTTACTGTTGGTAAAATAGCAACAGGTTATACAATTAGAATTATGTCTGACTTAAAATTCAGAATCTTGATCAAAAGAATCTTCTATATTATTACATGCATGAAGTCCATATACAATGATTTTGATGACAAGTGCAGTTCTCTATTGTGTCCACAGGAGGTCACTAATCCAACTAGAGTTGAGCCAAGAAGGGATGCAAACCCATAGAGATGGACTTATCTTTAGATCTGTGTCATTATAGCGTCTGTGATagggaaaggggggtacctagtcagtcgtccaactgaatgtattcaactaaaatgtcttccgcatttaacccaacccctctg
Protein-coding regions in this window:
- the cdkn2d gene encoding cyclin-dependent kinase 4 inhibitor D, translated to MVLSQSDAAKSLTAAAAKGNTDEVRRMLGPECRVHPDTVNQFGKTALQVMMTGNSNVASLLLEHGADPNITDRRGVSPAHDVARTGFVDTLRVLVEFGASVNRPDHTGTLPIHIAVREGYRDVIEFLAPLSNLKHPNTSGETAVDLARASSSCTPDVVELLERQLESKVFSHSPPLPL